In Thermococcus sp., the DNA window CCTCGAACTTAAAATCAACCATCTCACAACACCTCCCATGGAGTATGGTTGGGGCTTTAAAAGCCTGCGGAGGAGAAGAGGTTTATGAGGATGAATGCTAGGATCCCTGCAAAGAGGGGTGCCTCAACCCAGCTCTTGACGATGTCCGTAAGAACCTTTTTGTTGACCTTTTCCCCCTTATAGACGCTCAATCCGCTGATAGCGCCGACGACGGCCTGGCCCGAGCTGACTGGAAGTCCAAAGAGGTTGGCTGTGTTAACGGCTATCGACGCCCCGAACTGACTTGAAAACGCCGAGGTAGGGCCAAGGGGAGCGATGTCCTTCCCGATCGTCATCATAACCTTATAGCTGAAGGTGAGGGTTCCAAAGGCCATTATGAGGGCCAGGAGGGCGTTGGGGTTTGACATTCCACCGGCCTTCGCAAGCCCTATAACGTTTGAAACCTCGTTCGTTCCCAAGTTGAAGGCAGAGTACGCGGAGGCCAGAAATACGAGCCACTTCTGGGTAAGTTCAAGGTTCTTGAGGCATTTTATCCGCTTGAGAAGGGGGTTGTAAATCTTGTATACTGCTATAGCCAGAAGGGACGCAAAGACCGGCGAAAAAAACCAGGCAGAGATTATCTTGCCTATCATCCACCAGTTCACGGGGAGGCCGAGGGCCAGCGCCGAACCTATCAGGGCACCGATTATGGACTGGGTTGTTGATATAGGCATGCTGATGAGACTTGCAAGCGTCACCGCGGAGGCAGCGCTAAAGAGGGCCAGGGCAACCTGGGCCGTTGTTAAACCTTCAGCCAGTCCCGTTATAGTCCCCGGAACCGCGGAATGACCTATGACCGCCCCGAGCGTCGTGAAGACCGCTATTATGAGCACTGCCCTTTTGAAGCCAACTATACCGGAACCGACGGCGGTTCCAACGGCCTTTGCGCTGTCATTGGCACCAACGGCCCATGCCATAAAGAAAGCCGTTGCGATGACCGCTATCATTCCCCGTCCCTCTATATTCTCTATATAGTCTATGTAGCACATGATTGGACATTTAAAAGGGTTTCGGTGGATCAACACCTCTCAAGAGGCAACTTTGTATATCCATAGATGTGGAGGGAGAGATAAAAAGCTGCCCAGAACCAGACGATTAGCGGAAAAAGCAGGGCGTTTAAAAACCCCCCGCCTTCAACCACTGTTGGGACTAGCATCGTGAAAGTCTCAAAGCCCCACCATAGAACAAAGAACCACCAAAGGCCCGTTAAAAGAAGCACCGGCGGAACCAGTACATCTAAAAGTGCCACCGCATCTCCTATGAGCAGAAAACCCCAGTTCTTGGTGAAGCCCCCACCGAGGTTCCGCAAATCGCCGAGGAACCAGCGCTTCCTCTGCTGCCAGAGGGCAGGAAAGGAACGCGGCATTTCCGTCCAGACTCTGGCCTTTGGGCTGTAAACCACCCTCCCGAGTCCTTTCATGGCCTTAGTCGTCGCATAGTCCTCCACGCTGTCCTCCACGAATCCATTTATCCTCCCAAGGGCTTCCCGCCGGAAGGCCGCTATCGGGCCGGGGGCGAGACTCAGGTTCTCAAGCTCTTTTGCCCTGCGGAACATGGCTATCCTCAAATGCTCGACATCCTGTGCCCTCTCAATGAAAGAGTCACCCAGAACGCGGACCTGTCCGCCGACAGCCACAATCTCATCCGAGTAAAAGCGCCTCACGAGTTCTTTAACGGCGTCTCGCTCAAGGACGCTGTCCGCGTCCGTTGTGACTATGATCTCACCCGAGGCCTTTGAGAGGCCGAAGTTCAGGGCCTTCGCTTTCCCGCCGTGCTCAATCCCGTAAACCTTCAGGCGGGGATCTCGTACAGAGGATGTTACCTCAAAAGTCCCGTCCTCGCTCCCGTCGTCAACTGCGATGACTTCAAAATTAGGGTAGTCCTGCTCAAGGGCTGAGTTCACTGCCTTCAAAACCCCCTTCTCCTCGTTGTAGGCGGGGATGATTACCGAGACCCGAGGGCACCATTTTGAAATCCTGTAATCACCGAAGAGACCGATTATATAATTGACGAAGAAGTAGCCATCCCAGAAGAGGATAATTCCCAGGGCAACCAGCAACCACATGGGTGGGGATTGTCGGGGAGGCTTTTAACCGTTGTCCCCTACTGAGAGAGCAGGTCTTTCTCCGAGTTTATACCTAACAACGTAGCGCCCGTGTTCAAACCCGTCTTCCTCCGCTTCAAGAACATCAATCGGCTCAAGCTCAACTCCGAGCTCTATTGCCTCCCACTTGATGTCTTCGAAGTAGTCGTAAAGACCGCAAGTGGCGCAGAAGGAGCCTTCAAACTCAATGATGACCTCATTGCCCTCCAAGTTCAAAATCCTCACCTCCGCCTCGCTGCCGTGGAGCCTGTTGAACTCGAAAAGAACCCTCTCAAGATTCTCCCTCGTGTTCATTCTCTCACCGGTTTGAGTTTCAACACACCACTTAAAAAGTTTGTTAAGGCAACCGAATAGTTTAAAAATCCAAGCCAGAGAATGGAGATCGATGAGTGAGAGGGGGATAAGACGGGCAGAGAGAGAATACACAGACGGGGAGATATTTTCTATCCTCAGCGAGCCTGTTAGAGAGTGGTTTAAGCGGAAGTTTGGAACCTTTACCCCACCACAACGCTACGCGGTAGTGGAAATACACAGGGGGGAGAACGTTCTAATCTCATCGCCAACGGGCTCCGGGAAGACCCTATCCGCTTTTCTCTCGGCAATAAACGAGTTGATTCTCCTTGGAAAGGATGGAAAGCTTGAAGACAAAATTTACGTCATCTACGTTTCACCCCTTAGAGCGCTCAACAATGACATCAAGAGAAACCTTGAAGGTCCACTGGCGGAGATAAAGGAGGTGGCAGGAGAACTTGGCTATGATTTACCCGAAATCCGCGTTGGCATAAGGACGAGCGACACCTCAAGTTACCAGAAGAGCAAGATGGTGAGGAAGCCCCCGCACATTCTCATCACAACGCCGGAGAGTCTGGCAATAGCACTGAACGCCCCAAAGTTCCGTGAGAGGCTTAAGACTGTAAAGTACCTCATCATTGACGAGGTCCACTCCTTAGCCGAGAACAAGCGCGGAACTCATTTGGCTCTCAGTATTGAGAGGCTTCAAGAGATGGCGGAAAGAAACTTCATTAGAATCGGCTTGAGCGCGACAATACACCCTCTCGAGGAGGTCGCAAAGTTCGTCTTCGGATTTGAGGATGGAAAGCCGAGACCGGGTCTCGTCGTTGACGTCAGCTTTGCCAAACAGACCAGGATAAGTGTGGAAAGTGCCGTCGAGGACCTGATATACACTCCGGCTAACGTTTTAAGTGACGCCCTTTACTCCAGACTGGCGGAGCTTATACGGGCCAACAGGACGACGCTCATCTTCACCAACACGAGGAGCGGTGCAGAGAGAGTCGCCTTCAACCTGAAGAAGCGTTATCCTGAGTTTGAAGGGTTGATAGAGGCCCACCATTCGAGCCTCTCACGCGAGGTTCGCCTTGATGTTGAGGAGAAGCTGAAGAGGGGCGAGCTTAAGGCAGTCATTTGCGTCTCTGGAGACTCGAAAATTCTAACCGAAGAAGGCCCCGTTGAGATTAGGGAGCTAAACGCCTCGGGAATTACTGGGGTGGATTCCCTCAGGACGAAGTTCGTGAAATTCAAGGAGCCACATAAAGTCCCCTACAACCGCAAAGGCCTCAGGATTAAAACCCGGCTTGGCTTTGGGATAGTGGCAACTAGGGAGCACAGGTTCCTCACCGTGAGAGACGGGGGCTCAAGTGGATTCAGGCTGGAGAGCTTAGAGAAGGGGACTACCTCGCTGTAGTTAGGAGGCTTCCAAGTCCGGGGAGGGAAGTCTCGATTTTTGAAGTCCTTCCCGATGCAGCTTACCTCCATCTCAAAGGGGGCTTTCTTCAGGAGCTTAAACTCTCGATACGGGCAAAGTTTGGCTCGGTTAGGAACTATGCACGCCACAGAGGATGGGATACCTCTTATCTCACCAAGCAACTCAACGGCGTTTATCCCTTTAGATGGAGCAGGTTGAAAGCCATTATAAAGGATGCAGGGCTTGAAATAAGCGGAGAAGACGTTGAGAGAATAACCTCCGGCAAGGATCGTTACACCCTGCCCCTTACCTTCACTCCAGGAATGGCCAGACTGTTGGGCTTCTGGATGGCCAATGGTTCGTGGAAAAGCGGAACCCTGACCCTGTTCTCGACTGATAGGAGAATGCTCGAAAAGTACGGGGTGCTGAGTAAAGCAGAATTCGGCGTCGACGGGATTATAAGGAAGCAGAACGAAAGCACATGGGCGCTTGAGATTCCCTTCGTCCTGCTTCCAAGAATTTTCAAGGCCTTAACGGGGAACTCGAGAAAGAAGTCAAAGAGGGGAGTTTTCCCCTCAATAGTTTACGTTCTCCCAGAGGAGCACAAGAGGGAGTTTTTGGCAGGCCACTTCGACGGAGACGGCTACCTTAAGGTCAAGGATGGACGGATCTATTCGGCAGGCTTTTCGACGTTCAACAGGAACTTCGCTGAGGGGATCAGAGACGTCCTCCTTCAAGCCGGAGTGGTCTCTTCTATCAGGGTCAGAGATTACGATGAGGTTCAACATTTCAAGGGCAGGGAGATAGCGAAGAAAGGGGCCGCTTATACGGTGGCCGTCATCGGAGGGGAGTACCTCGGACGGTTCTTCGGGAAGATACGGCCCTGGAGGAGCGACCTCTCCAACTGGGAGGAACTCTATTCTAAAGGGTACTCAAACCTCGACGTCATTCCTGGAATTGGAGAGCGCCTGAGGAAACTCCGGAAGAGGCTTGGGATAAGCTCATACCACCTTCAGAAGACGGGACTCTACAACCCAATAAGAGTTAAGCTTGGAAAGCGAGAAATCAGCAGGAGAAATCTCCTAAAGCTCCTTGAAGCGTATGAAAAAGAGGCAAAGGATAAAGGGATGTATGAAGTTCTGGGAGAGATTGAGGAACTGAGAAAACTCGCCGAGGGTGACGTATTCTTTGACAGGATCACATCACTTGAACCCGCTTACATTGATTATGCCTACGGAATAATAAACTCCGAGACCGGGAACTACGTCGTGAACGGCTTTATCTCGAAAAACAGCTCAACAAGCTTGGAGTTAGGGATTGATATCGGAACTATTGATCTCGTTGTCCTCATCGGTTCGCCAAAGAGCGTGAACCGTGCGTTACAGCGCATCGGGAGGGCCGGTCACAGGCTCCACGAAGTCAGCAGAGGGGTGATAATAGCGCTTGACAGGGACGACCTCGTCGAGGTTACTGTTTTAGCACACAACGCCAGGAATCGGCGGCTCGACAGGGTTAAGATACCAAAGAATCCCCTCGATGTACTGGTGCAACACCTCTTAGGTATGGCACTTAACAAGGTGTGGGATGTAGAAGAAGCCTATCACGTTGTAAGGCGCGCTTATCCCTACTGCGAGTTACCCTTTGAGGACTTCATGAGCGTCCTCAAGTACCTCTCCGGCGGTTATGAGGGTCTTGAAGACAGGAAAGTCTACGCAAAAATATGGCTTGAGGACGGTCGTTTCGGAAGGCGCGGCAAGATGACGAGGACGATTTATTACATGAACGTTGGAACCATCCCCGATGAGGCTAAGATTCGCGTCTACACGATGGACAAGCAGATGATCGGGACCGTTGAGGGGGAGTTTGCCGAGAGGTTAATGCCCGGTGACGTCTTCGTCTTAGCCGGGAGAACTTACGAGTTTGTGAAGAGCAGGAGAAACAGGGTATACGTAATCCCGCGCGAAGGTGTGAAACCGACCATCCCAGCCTGGTTCTCGGAGATGCTTCCGCTCAGCTTCGACCTTGCCCTTGACATACAGCGCTTTAGAGGGGAGGTCAAGGGACTCATTAACAGAAAAGATAACAGAAAAGACACGGTTAAGGTGCTCATGAGGAGATACAACATAGACGAGAAAGCGGCGAGGGCGATTATTGCTTATTTCCGCGAGCAGACAAGGTATTCAACCGCCCCGGATGACGAGACGGTTCTAGTTGAGGAAGTCGAAAAGGAGGAAACCTGGGAGTACTTCTTTCACACCCTTATTGGAAGGAGGGCAAACGATGCATTGAGCAGGGCCTTCGCCTACGCTATAAGCAAATGGAAAGGCTGCAACATCGGGATAGCGATAAACGACAACGGCTTTCTCCTGAGGGTTCCGAAAGAGGCGAGGCTCTCAGAGGGGGGAGGTGAGGGAGCTTTTCCAGATTGAGAATCTAAGGGAAACCCTCCGGAGGGCGCTGGACAACACCGAGCTTTTGAAGAGGCGTTTCAGGCACGTGGCCAACCGCGGATTGCTGATCCTGAGGCGCTACGTTGGGAGAAGTAAACGGCTCGGAAGGCAGCAGGCCATGGCAGTTACGCTCCTCAGGGTTCTCAAGGAGAACCATCCAGACTTCCCGCTCCTCAGGGAGGTCTACCGCGAGATTATGGAGGACAAGATGGACGTTGAAAGCGCCGAGCTATTTCTGGGCTGGGGTAGGGAGGGTAAGATTGGGATGGTTTTTGAGAGGAACGAAGTTCCAAGCCCGTTCGCCTTTAATCTAGAGGCGATTGGAGCGAGTGACGTGGTTCTAATGGAGGATATGAGGGAGCTGATAAAGGCCCTTCACAGAAAGATAATGAGGATGATAGCAGTGGAGGATCAAGGACAGGCGGAAAAGCAGTAGTTCACGGGAGGGTAAGAACGCGGTCGTGGTAGACCACTATGCCGTGGTCGGTTATCTCGTAGGGACGGACGGTGGGGTCGAAGCCGCTCCCGCGGAACTTCGTTATCCTTATGCCCCTCGTTAGCTTCCCCTGGATCTCGAACATGCGCATCTTAATAACACCGTTGACGAGGTATTCCTCGACGTCCGTCCTCTGAAGCTCGGAGGTTATCAGAACCGTGGTTTTTAAGTGCCCCATGGTTTTGACAAACGTCAGAAAGGCACGCCTGTAGTCCAGTTCCTTGGTGGTCGTGAGCTTCAGCATGGTGATTGGATCGAGGATAACACGGTGGTAGTAGCGCTGTCTAAACTGCTCCTTTATCGCCGTCAGCATCTTATCCATCCCTTCCGCGAAGGACTCAAAGAAGTTCTCCATCAGGACATAGCGCTCGGCGGCCGGTGTTGCGTCAATTATCGTGAGGTTGGAGTTCGAGAGATTGAAGCCAAGCCGACTCATGTCCGTTCGTAGGTTCTCGGAAGGTTCCTCAAGAGTGACGTAGAGAACGTTCTCACCGTTGGCTATCCCGGCCATTGCGAAGTGCATTGCAAGCGTTGTTTTTCCGGTTCCAGGAGAACCCTTTACCAGGTAGACCCTGCCGGGGATTAAACCGCCTCGTGTCATTGAATCCAGCCCTGGAACGCCGGTTGATACCCTATCACTCATTGCGGGTTTCCCTCGTTAGTCTAATATCAGTATTAACATATAAGAACTTTTTGCATAACCTTTGAGTTTCAGATAATCTTAAAGGAATGTTGAACAAAAATATTCCGTGGTGTCGATGAAGGAGGAGAAAAAACTTCGCCTGATAATTGAGGGGGACGCCCTGAAGGTAGTCGACTGCACACAGGACGAGATCCTCTGCGAGTTCACCTCAGACGAGCTGGCGGAGATAATACAGTTCAGGTATGCAACACCCTGGAACAAAAGTAAAGACATCATGGAGAAGCTGACGTACATCCTCGACGACATTCTCAATGCTTATGTTAACTCTGAGGATATCCCTCTTAAAAAAGAGGACATCATGAAGAGGGTCAAGTTCCGCGTTCATAGCCAGACGGAGGAATAACTTAAAAGCTCCTTGAAGTTCTCCCAACCGGTGAGAGAATGAGGAACAAGCTCGTAGTTGTTACGGGGGGGGCAGGGTTCATAGGCTCTCACATCGCCTGGGAACTCGTTAAGGACAACGATATAGTCGTGATCGACAATCTCCAAACCGGAAAGGAGGAGAACGTTCCAGCGGGGGTGAAGCTCGTAAAGGCGGACATAAGGGACTACGGCGCGATAGTCGACCTAGTAATGCAGGCGGACTACGTCTTCCACGAGGCAGCCCAGGTGAGCGTCGTTGAGAGCATCAAAGACCCTCTCCTTACTGAGGATGTCAACGTCGTAGGCACGCTCAACATCCTCAAAGCCCTCCTTGAGGGCCACGGGAAGCTGGTCTTTGCGTCTTCCGCGGCAATCTACGGAGACAACTCCCACCTCCCGCTTGTGGAGACAGAAAAGCCGAGGCCGCTCTCACCCTACGGCGTCACGAAGGCAACCGCTGAGGAATATTTAAGGGTCTTCCACGAACTCTACGGCCTGCCGGTCGTTGCGCTCCGCTACTTCAACGTCTTCGGTCCGAGGCAGAGCGCCAACCAGTACGCCGGAGTGATAAGCATCTTTATAAACCGCGCCCTGAAGAACGAGCCGTTGATAATCTTCGGCGACGGGAGGCAGACACGCGATTTCATCTACGTAAAGGACGTTGTTAAGGCAAATATCCTCGTCGCGGAGAGCAGAAGGGCGAACGGACGGGTATTTAACGTTGCCACCGGAAAGCAAACGAGCATCCTTGAGCTTGCCCAGAAGGTTGTGGAAATAACCGGCGCAAACTCACCGATAACCTTTGACAAGCCCAGACCCGGCGACATAAAGCACAGCCTCGCTGATATAAGGGAGATCAGGAAGCTCGGCTTCGAGCCGGAGTGGTCGCTGGAGGATGGACTGAAGAAGACGGTGGAGTGGTACGCTGTGAAGCGTGAAGGTTAGTTTTGGGGAGGAGAGACATAAATCCAGTCTCTCCCCACCGTAAACAGCAAGACTTTCAAAAGGAAAATGTAAATATCAAAAACCAGCTATTGGAGAAAATCAGCTTAACCAAAACGTCGTTGCCAGGGATGTAAGAATCGTAAGCAAGGAAAATAACTGGTAGTTCACTCTTTTATTTCACGTAAACTTGAGTTTGAGGCTCAAAAACCATTCTATACCATCAAAAGGAAAAATATCAACGGCCAACACTGAATCCCGTTCCGCTCTTCTCCTGGAGGGCTTGCGCCTTCTTAGCTAACTCACCGAGCTGGGCTTCGAGCTTCTTAAGGCCCTCCTGGGTCTTTGCTATGGCCTCATCGTACTCCCTTATGCGCTCCTCAAGGTAAACCACCGCATCGTCGAGGTTCTTCTCAACAGCATAGCCCGCTCCAACGCTCACTATTGCGTTCTCTCTGTCGAGGATGAACCCCCTGAGGAACGAGCCTGCCCCTATTGGAACCAGTATCTCGGGCTTCTCATCTTTGACCTTCTTGAGGCCCTCAATGGTTTCCTTAACGGCCTGGAACTCGTTTCTTCCCATCGTAAGCAGATCAAGGTTCTGGGCCAGGAGCTGGGCCTGGGCCTGGAGGAGCTGGTACTCGTAAGCAAGCCTCTCAAGCTGTTCATTTGCCTCCGCCATTTCAACCACCGGGAGAACTTGGTAGGGGTGCTTTTAAGGTTTGGGTTGGAAAAGGGAGAGAGTCAGCCGAGTATCTCTTCCCTTATCCGTCCGGCTATTTCGCGCAGGGCTTCAGCCGCTCTTGAATCCGGGAAGGTCTCGACAACGGGTTTCATCAGGGTCATGCTCTTTGGAATGGCTTTATCGTAGGGCACCTCGCCGAGTAGGGGAATCCCCTCGCTCTCCGCCCACTCATTCAGCGCGGTGAAGCCGGGGTTGAGATCAGCCTTGTTGACTATCAGGTAAGCCGGTTCCATGAAGTGCTGGACGATCTTGTAAGCCCTCTGGACGTCGGAAAGGGAAGCGGGGGTTGGCTCGGCGATGAGTATCGCGATGTCCGCACCTCCAAGGCTTGCTATTACCTGACAGCCAATTCCGGCTGCTGAATCGACGATCATGTGCGCGAGGTTAAACTCGTCCATTATCTTCTTGGCCCACTCTTTCTCTTCTGTGACGAGCTTACCGCTTTCAGGTCTACCGACGTCGAGTTGGGCTGAGATTATCGGAAAACCATAGGGGGTGGTCGCCTTTTTGATGACTCCCGAGCGAACCTCCTCAAGGGTTATCGTACCAGCAACAGGACAGACGAGGCCGCAGACGTTGCAGCCCTCACAGGTTAGCTCGTTGACAACGTAGTTGCCCTTATCGTCGATGTAGATGCAGCCGTAGGGGCACCTGTCCTTGCAGATTCCACACCTAATGCAACTCTCCGTGTTTATTCTTGCAACCTTAGCTCCTATGTGCTCCCTCTCCTCTTCCCACTCATTAACGCCGAGGAGAAGGCCAAGGTTGGGTGCTTCAGCGTCAGCATCAACGGCGATAAAGCTGTAATCATCCTTGAGTAGGTAGAGTAGTGAAGCAGTTATGCTGCTCTTCCCAACACCGCCCTTACCGCTCGCTATCGCCACCTGCATCACTCACCACCTCCTAGGAACGAGAGAACTCTCTCAGCAAGTTCCCCAAATATTTTCGCCTCTTCCGAGGTCGAGAGTGCTATAGGCCTACCCTCAACGTAGCTCCTAACAATGGACTCGCTGTATGGAATCTCTGCAACGACCTCGGCGCCGTACTCCTTAGCCAGCTTGTAGACCTTCTTCCTGTCTCCGAGGTCCGCCCTGTTGATCACGATCCAGGTCGG includes these proteins:
- a CDS encoding inorganic phosphate transporter; the encoded protein is MIAVIATAFFMAWAVGANDSAKAVGTAVGSGIVGFKRAVLIIAVFTTLGAVIGHSAVPGTITGLAEGLTTAQVALALFSAASAVTLASLISMPISTTQSIIGALIGSALALGLPVNWWMIGKIISAWFFSPVFASLLAIAVYKIYNPLLKRIKCLKNLELTQKWLVFLASAYSAFNLGTNEVSNVIGLAKAGGMSNPNALLALIMAFGTLTFSYKVMMTIGKDIAPLGPTSAFSSQFGASIAVNTANLFGLPVSSGQAVVGAISGLSVYKGEKVNKKVLTDIVKSWVEAPLFAGILAFILINLFSSAGF
- a CDS encoding glycosyltransferase family 2 protein encodes the protein MWLLVALGIILFWDGYFFVNYIIGLFGDYRISKWCPRVSVIIPAYNEEKGVLKAVNSALEQDYPNFEVIAVDDGSEDGTFEVTSSVRDPRLKVYGIEHGGKAKALNFGLSKASGEIIVTTDADSVLERDAVKELVRRFYSDEIVAVGGQVRVLGDSFIERAQDVEHLRIAMFRRAKELENLSLAPGPIAAFRREALGRINGFVEDSVEDYATTKAMKGLGRVVYSPKARVWTEMPRSFPALWQQRKRWFLGDLRNLGGGFTKNWGFLLIGDAVALLDVLVPPVLLLTGLWWFFVLWWGFETFTMLVPTVVEGGGFLNALLFPLIVWFWAAFYLSLHIYGYTKLPLERC
- a CDS encoding ATPase domain-containing protein — translated: MSDRVSTGVPGLDSMTRGGLIPGRVYLVKGSPGTGKTTLAMHFAMAGIANGENVLYVTLEEPSENLRTDMSRLGFNLSNSNLTIIDATPAAERYVLMENFFESFAEGMDKMLTAIKEQFRQRYYHRVILDPITMLKLTTTKELDYRRAFLTFVKTMGHLKTTVLITSELQRTDVEEYLVNGVIKMRMFEIQGKLTRGIRITKFRGSGFDPTVRPYEITDHGIVVYHDRVLTLP
- a CDS encoding SDR family oxidoreductase yields the protein MRNKLVVVTGGAGFIGSHIAWELVKDNDIVVIDNLQTGKEENVPAGVKLVKADIRDYGAIVDLVMQADYVFHEAAQVSVVESIKDPLLTEDVNVVGTLNILKALLEGHGKLVFASSAAIYGDNSHLPLVETEKPRPLSPYGVTKATAEEYLRVFHELYGLPVVALRYFNVFGPRQSANQYAGVISIFINRALKNEPLIIFGDGRQTRDFIYVKDVVKANILVAESRRANGRVFNVATGKQTSILELAQKVVEITGANSPITFDKPRPGDIKHSLADIREIRKLGFEPEWSLEDGLKKTVEWYAVKREG
- the pfdA gene encoding prefoldin subunit alpha, with product MAEANEQLERLAYEYQLLQAQAQLLAQNLDLLTMGRNEFQAVKETIEGLKKVKDEKPEILVPIGAGSFLRGFILDRENAIVSVGAGYAVEKNLDDAVVYLEERIREYDEAIAKTQEGLKKLEAQLGELAKKAQALQEKSGTGFSVGR
- a CDS encoding ATP-binding protein, which produces MQVAIASGKGGVGKSSITASLLYLLKDDYSFIAVDADAEAPNLGLLLGVNEWEEEREHIGAKVARINTESCIRCGICKDRCPYGCIYIDDKGNYVVNELTCEGCNVCGLVCPVAGTITLEEVRSGVIKKATTPYGFPIISAQLDVGRPESGKLVTEEKEWAKKIMDEFNLAHMIVDSAAGIGCQVIASLGGADIAILIAEPTPASLSDVQRAYKIVQHFMEPAYLIVNKADLNPGFTALNEWAESEGIPLLGEVPYDKAIPKSMTLMKPVVETFPDSRAAEALREIAGRIREEILG